The following are encoded together in the Pristis pectinata isolate sPriPec2 chromosome 45, sPriPec2.1.pri, whole genome shotgun sequence genome:
- the LOC127566801 gene encoding uncharacterized protein LOC127566801, translating into MDIKAFLESPTQKGLEVAKKDDLIKIATRLNLTEVKQSMRKADIQRLIAGHYVEKKVFEKEVLKQFPGSEIAISEAQVQLAKIEAEREQNKLEAEREQKKLEAEQKITQMKIEADLAMKQMELDNEEKNRQHELQMKRRSSESDSDDGFSASREVRLVPPFEEDQVDQYFQHFEKVAVNSNWPRKGWALMVQSVIKGKAQKAYSALSVEDAADYTKVKQAILKAYELVPEAYRQKFRDLRKSADQTYMEFANGKRICFERWCLAKNVDGDYDKLTELILVEDFKRCVPAELTTYLNEKAVETLQETARLADDYALTHKSKWGQPKTFQRSYKDNPGKPEIKLGGNQKGKDEKKPGLEKPVERTCYYCRKPGHVISNCALLKKKKEAGPNACFQAIKNQKGLGDAIKDQSLQEVKAEKLEEVRKEFRSYVSEGFVSLNDESPQVPVKILRDTGASQSLLLDSVLNFGEESDTGEVNLVRGVTGETMSVPFHRVILKSKFVEGPVEIGIRPSLPVEGVSLLLGNDLANGESDPVVRLTTKPRIDESEDDPDVYPSCAVTRARARELAKTDSPVQSDVVPCDSPKQEENFDALSETFLSSLEDQHPYSEPEFKDLSLSRKDFMVEQTKDPELTELKEKALSCEEIEKVPTGYYVKNGVLMRKWRPPHVPVTEEWEVIHQVVVPKVYRDEILNLAHSMPLGGHFGVNKTVGKILKQFYWPGLRKDVVMFCRTCHTCQMVGKPNQKPPVAPLKPIPAFGEPFSKVIVDCVGPLPKSKTGNQYLLTIMCATSRFPEAIPLRNIKAKTVSKALVKFFTLFGLPKEIQSDQGSNFMSKIFQQIVYELGAKQIVSSAYHPESQGALERFHSTLKIC; encoded by the coding sequence atggatattaaggcatttttggagtcaccaacccaaaagggattggaggtggcgaaaaaggatgatttgataaagattgctacaaggctaaaccttacagaagtaaagcagtctatgagaaaggcagatattcagagactgatagctggccattatgtggaaaagaaggtgtttgagaaggaagtgttaaaacagtttcctggcagtgaaatagcaatttctgaggcacaggtgcagctggcaaagatagaggctgaacgagagcaaaataaattagaagctgaacgagagcaaaagaaattagaggccgaacaaaagataactcagatgaagatagaggctgatctagcaatgaagcagatggagctggataacgaggagaaaaacaggcagcatgagttacaaatgaagcgtaggagttcggaatctgattctgatgatggtttttcagccagcagggaggttcgattagtccctccttttgaagaagatcaggttgatcagtatttccaacattttgaaaaggttgctgtgaattcaaactggccaaggaaaggatgggctcttatggtacagagtgtgattaaaggtaaagctcaaaaagcttattctgctttgtctgtcgaggatgcagctgattataccaaggtaaaacaagctattttgaaggcctatgaattggtccctgaggcttatagacaaaaattcagagacttgaggaaatctgcagatcagacttatatggaatttgccaatggaaagagaatatgttttgaacgatggtgcctggctaaaaatgtagatggggattatgataaattgacagaattgatactagtggaagactttaaaagatgtgttccagctgaattaacaacatatttaaatgaaaaggcagtggaaactttacaagaaactgctaggttggcagatgattatgctttaacccataaatccaaatggggacaacctaaaacctttcaaaggagttacaaagacaatccagggaaaccggagattaaattgggaggtaatcaaaaagggaaggatgaaaagaagccagggctggagaaacctgttgagcgtacttgttattactgtaggaaacctggccacgtgatatctaattgtgcccttttgaagaaaaagaaggaagctgggcccaatgcttgctttcaggcaattaaaaatcaaaaaggtttaggagatgctattaaagatcagtccttgcaagaggtaaaagcggaaaagttggaggaggtgagaaaagaattccgttcgtatgtatcagagggttttgtttcactgaatgatgagtcaccccaggtgccagtgaaaattcttagagatactggggctagtcaatctctcttgctggacagtgttttaaattttggtgaagaaagtgacactggtgaagtaaatctagtacgaggcgttacaggtgagaccatgtctgtcccttttcacagggtgattttaaagtcaaagttcgtagaaggaccagttgagatagggataagacctagtttgccagtggaaggagtttctttgttattgggaaatgaccttgcaaatggagaaagtgatcctgtggtacggttaacaaccaaaccaaggattgatgagtctgaggatgatccagatgtttacccatcatgtgcggtgactcgagctagagctagagaattagccaagacagacagtccggtgcagtctgatgtggttccttgtgacagtcctaaacaggaagaaaattttgatgccttatctgagacttttctgtcttcactggaggatcaacatccttatagtgagcctgaatttaaagatttgtctttgtcaaggaaggattttatggtggaacagacaaaggaccctgagttgacagaattgaaagaaaaagcactctcatgtgaggagattgaaaaggtgccaactggatactatgtcaaaaatggagtgttaatgaggaaatggagacctcctcatgttcctgttactgaggaatgggaagttattcatcaggttgttgttccaaaagtttatagggatgagattttaaacctggcccatagtatgcctttgggtggtcattttggtgtgaataaaactgtagggaagatcttgaaacaattctattggcctggtttgagaaaagatgtggtgatgttttgtcgaacctgccacacatgtcagatggtaggtaaaccaaatcaaaaaccccctgtggctcctttgaaaccaattcctgcttttggtgaacccttttcgaaggtgattgtagactgtgttggcccattaccaaagtctaaaactggaaatcagtatttgttaaccatcatgtgtgccacttctagatttccagaggcaataccccttagaaatattaaggccaagacggtgtcaaaggctcttgtaaaattttttaccttgtttggtttgccaaaagaaatccaatctgatcaaggtagtaattttatgtcaaaaatttttcaacaaatagtctatgagctgggagcaaagcagattgtatcatctgcatatcacccagaatctcaaggagctctggagagatttcattctactctcaaaatatgctga
- the LOC127566800 gene encoding NACHT, LRR and PYD domains-containing protein 3-like isoform X3: protein MREKVKVFQLVDRYAELTVISTVRDRSLVEHELLARGRDHDEWREKNLRGELEKIRTDQLFQSSFSRSKSKSGSSAAVAGVPGIGKTTMVQKIVYDWATGKIYQHFQFVFSFRFRDLNSINCKITLRNLILDQYPYFGNILGDVLKKPKGLLFIFDGLDEFKHRIDFADSRRDTEPQHMCPDPEWWCEVSDIVYSLIQHKLLPGCSVLVTTRPTVLHLLERAEISVWAEILGFVGEERKEYFHKYFEDQTVAAAVFKHVEENEILYTMTYNPSYCWILGLALGPFFTQRHRDPQRVPKTITQLYSHYIYNILKNHGREIESPRDVLLRVGQMAFTGVSKKNIVFIDGDLIEYNLQPSQFLSSFLMELLEREDCAWSVVYTFPHLTMQEFVAALAQFLTQDPRGIQKLLTEAHSTTDGRFEVFLRFVAGLSSPGSARGLEEFLGPFPHQTICRVIDWIKEEVKRQIRYTGSEAGKRRLLNTLHYLFESQNHCLAQAALESVKELSFCELRLTPIDCAVLSHVMGLCDTIKCLKLWNCHIHCEGLQRLGTRLHKCHELGLGNNELGDSGVKLVCAALRNPDCKVQTLDLRVNGLTASCAQDLASALGTNCSLINLYLGFNQLGDLGMEQVSVALGKLDSKIERLILRGTSLTDACTEKLASALSTIPSLKELDLGKNSFTDRSVPALQHLIRTCRSLQWIALGVDHQFSPTGEKELRSLQESRPGLSLEM from the exons atgagggagaaggtgaaggttttccagctggttgatcgatacgcTGAGCTCACGGTCATTTCTACTGTTCGAGATCGGAGTCTTGTGGAACACGAGCTGCTGGCAAGAGGCCGCGACCATGacgaatggagagagaaaaatctcCGGGGAGAGCTGGAAAAAATCCGGACTGATCAATTGTTCCAGAGCAGCTTTTCCCGGAGTAAATCCAAATCTGGGAGTTCGGCAGCAGTGGCCGGAGTCCCGGGGATCGGGAAAACAACcatggtgcaaaagattgtttatgactgggccacggggaaaatataccaacacttccagtttgtcttcagtttcaGATTCCGGGATTTAAACTCCATTAACTGCAAAATAACTCTGAGGAATCTGATTCTGGATCAGTATCCTTACTTTGGGAATATTCTGGGAGATGTCTTGAAGAAGCCAAAGGGATTGCTGTTTATattcgatggtttggatgaattcaagcacagaatcgattttgctgacagtcggagagacacagaacctcagcacatgtgcccagatcccgagtggtggtgtgaagtgtctgacattgtgtacagtttaatccagcacaagctgctcccagggtgttcagtgctggtgaccaCCCGTCCCACTGTGTTACATTTATTGGAAAGGGCAGAGATCAGtgtctgggctgaaatcctgggatttgtcGGTGAGGAACGGAAGGAATATTTCCACAAGTATTTTGAAGATCAGAcggtggcagcagctgttttcaaacatGTGGAGGAGAATGAGATCCTGTATACCATGACctacaacccctcctactgctggatccttggtctggcactgggccccttcttcacacaaagacacaGGGATCCGCAGCgagttcccaagaccatcacccaactatattcccactatatttacaacatcctgaaaaaccacggccgtgagattgaaagcccccgtgatgtgttactgagggtTGGTCAGATGGCCTTCACAGGAGTGTCCAAGAAGAACATTGTGTTTATAGATGGAGATTTGATTGAGTACAATCTGCAGCCTTCTCAGTTCCTGTCCAGTTTCctgatggaacttttggagagagaggattgtGCCTGGAGTgtggtgtacacattcccacacctcaccatGCAAGAGTTTGTAGCCGCACTCGCACAATTCCTGACTCAAGATCCCAGGGGTATTCAgaaactcctcactgaagcccacagcaCGACAGATGGGCGATTTGAGGTATTTCTccgttttgttgctggtctctccTCCCCAGGGTCAGCTCGGGGCCTGGAGGAGTTTTTgggtccatttcctcatcaaacaATCTGTCGAGTGATTGACTGGATAAAGGAAGAAGTTAAACGCCAGATCAGGTACACAGGGAGTGAAGCTGGTAAAAGGAGGCTCCTGAACACACTGCACTACCTGTTTGAGTCACAGAACCATTGTCTGGCTCAGGCTGCACTGGAATCTGTGAAAGAACTTTCATTTTGTGAATTGCGACTGACCCCGATTGACTGCGCCGTACTGTCTCATGTCATGGGGCTCTGTGATACGATAAAATGCCTCAAGCTGTGGAACTGCCACATTCACTGTGAAGGACTCCAACGGCTGGGAACCAGGCTGCACAAGTGCCACGAGTTGGG ACTTGGGAACAACGAATTGGGAGATTCAGGTGTGAAATTGGTGTGCGCAGCTCTGAGGAACCCGGACTGTAAAGTACAGACACTGGA TCTGCGTGTTAATGGTCTCACAGCTTCTTGTGCTCAGGATCTCGCCTCTGCACTTGGTACAAACTGCTCACTGATAAACCTGTACCTGGGCTTTAATCAGCTAGGAGATTTGGGGATGGAACAGGTGTCTGTCGCTCTTGGGAAGTTGGACTCTAAAATAGAGAGACTGAT TTTAAGGGGTACCAGTCTCACGGATGCTTGCACTGAGAAACTTGCCTCTGCTCTCAGTACAATCCCCTCGCTGAAGGAGCTGGACCTTGGAAAGAACTCTTTCACAGACCGATCTGTCCCTGCTCTCCAACATCTCATTCGAACCTGCCGGAGTCTGCAATGGATTGC GCTCGGGGTGGATCATCAGTTCAGTCCAACTGGGGAGAAGGAATTAAGGTCGCTGCAGGAATCCAGACCTGGACTGAGTTTGGAAATGTGA